A region of Coccinella septempunctata chromosome 5, icCocSept1.1, whole genome shotgun sequence DNA encodes the following proteins:
- the LOC123312867 gene encoding nitric oxide-associated protein 1 isoform X2, whose translation MNSWKVFHFVKKLLSQDSLCYLPETRGFQCLLLSRRHRGSYTAYNTVKAREEALKKIHTYQNFGQNKAADNVPISLKYLNNVNKTNDHQGQENISNKIIEEHIPVQFPFQHVHKLGKVDYNSDSSIDSYELMQLRNDFFKEKNNWMLNYDNFQDTSLPTKKNRKNHDINYGTADPKCKISSVPCGGCGACLHCKDPSLPGYIPSEIFKNSRELGGADLTALICQRCYFLKNHNVALEVQVSDSDYPEVLKNISARKGVVILMVDVTDFPCSIWPGIADIFHKMPILVVGNKVDLLPKDSPNYLNQIKRNLKDSIKAYGFGTHLLIDIVLISATTGYGIEDMIIKLQSSWRHKGNVYLVGCTNVGKSSLFNTLIQSDFCKSQAEDFVQRATTSVWPGTTLNLLKFPITKPGGYKLELRLKRLKQLKKLERFEAQEREKLLKETNDWRHAVLMGRIDRSSSKNTETDHQDVFSIRPANNATGTTTLGLNENDPLYAHSRWCYDTPGVVQPDQILNLLTTEELFLTIPKTLIIPRTYCIRPGDSLFIGGLARLDFLEGRDSIW comes from the exons atgaactcTTGGAAAGTTTTTCACTTCGTTAAAAAATTACTGTCTCAGGATTCGCTATGTTACCTGCCAGAGACAAGAGGTTTTCAATGTTTACTCCTTAGTAGAAGGCATCGTGGTAGTTATACTGCATATAATACAGTAAAAGCAAGAGAAGAAgcgttgaaaaaaattcacacaTATCAGAACTTCGGACAAAATAAAGCTGCTGACAATGTGCCAATATCTTTGAAGTATTTGAATAATGTGAATAAAACCAATGATCATCAGGGACAAGAAAATATCtccaataaaattattgaagaacACATTCCTGTTCAATTTCCCTTCCAACATGTCCATAAGTTAGGAAAAGTGGACTATAATTCTGATTCTAGTATAGATTCATATGAACTGATGCAATtaagaaatgatttttttaagGAGAAGAATAATTGGATGTTGAATTATGACAACTTCCAGGATACTTCGTTACCGActaagaaaaatagaaaaaatcatGATATCAACTATGGTACTGCAGATCCCAAGTGTAAAATAAGTAGTGTACCCTGTGGTGGCTGTGGTGCTTGCCTGCATTGTAAG GACCCCTCTCTACCTGGATATATACCATcggaaatattcaaaaattctagGGAACTGGGTGGGGCTGACCTGACAGCATTAATTTGTCAAAGGTGTTACTTTCTGAAGAACCATAATGTAGCCTTAGAGGTCCAAGTTTCAGATAGTGACTATCCCgaagtattgaaaaatataagtgCCAGGAAAGGTGTTGTAATTCTCATGGTGGATGTGACTGATTTTCCTTGTTCTATATGGCCTGGTATTgctgatatatttcataaaatgcCAATTTTAGTTGTTGGTAATAAAGTTGATCTGTTACCAAAAGATAGTCCAAATTATCTTAATCAAATAAAAAGGAATTTGAAAGACTCCATCAAGGCCTATGGATTTGGTACTCATTTAttgattgatattgttttaATTTCTGCTACTACAGGATATGGCATTGAAGATATGATCATAAAACTTCAGAGTTCTTGGAGACACAAAG GGAATGTATATTTGGTAGGCTGTACCAATGTAGGAAAGTCCAGCTTATTCAATACCCTCATCCAATCGGACTTCTGTAAATCTCAAGCAGAAGATTTTGTCCAGAGAGCTACAACAAGTGTTTGGCCAGGAACAACATTAAATCTCCTGAAATTTCCTATAACTAAACCTGGTGGATATAAGCTGGAGCTGCGTCTGAAAAGATTGAAACAATTGAAGAAATTGGAAAGGTTTGAAGCTCAGGAAAGGGAGAAATTGTTGAAAGAAACAAATGACTGGAGACATGCTGTTCTGATGGGGAGGATTGATAGAAGTTCATcaaaaaatacagaaactg ATCATCAAGATGTATTTTCAATAAGACCGGCCAATAATGCCACTGGTACTACAACACTAGGACTCAATGAAAATGATCCATTATATGCCCACAGTCGTTGGTGCTATGATACACCAGGTGTAGTCCAACCTGACCAGATACTCAATTTGTTAACAACAGAAGAATTGTTTCTGACAATTCCAAAAACTCTAATCATACCACGAACATACTGTATTCGTCCTGGAGATTCCTTATTCATTGGTGGACTAGCAAGATTGGATTTTCTTGAAGGAAGAGATTCAATTTGGTA G
- the LOC123312867 gene encoding nitric oxide-associated protein 1 isoform X1, with protein MNSWKVFHFVKKLLSQDSLCYLPETRGFQCLLLSRRHRGSYTAYNTVKAREEALKKIHTYQNFGQNKAADNVPISLKYLNNVNKTNDHQGQENISNKIIEEHIPVQFPFQHVHKLGKVDYNSDSSIDSYELMQLRNDFFKEKNNWMLNYDNFQDTSLPTKKNRKNHDINYGTADPKCKISSVPCGGCGACLHCKDPSLPGYIPSEIFKNSRELGGADLTALICQRCYFLKNHNVALEVQVSDSDYPEVLKNISARKGVVILMVDVTDFPCSIWPGIADIFHKMPILVVGNKVDLLPKDSPNYLNQIKRNLKDSIKAYGFGTHLLIDIVLISATTGYGIEDMIIKLQSSWRHKGNVYLVGCTNVGKSSLFNTLIQSDFCKSQAEDFVQRATTSVWPGTTLNLLKFPITKPGGYKLELRLKRLKQLKKLERFEAQEREKLLKETNDWRHAVLMGRIDRSSSKNTETDHQDVFSIRPANNATGTTTLGLNENDPLYAHSRWCYDTPGVVQPDQILNLLTTEELFLTIPKTLIIPRTYCIRPGDSLFIGGLARLDFLEGRDSIWFTVFASAELPISLCLTTEADEFYKKHLGTRYLKVPFGGSERLQKWPGLSNAKTFTVEAIDFDYSSKDVVLSNAGWISITGRRGRTMKVRAWTPEKRGVHLRDCLLPQAVNFKGRRISSTPAYKKHRYFAEEQLWY; from the exons atgaactcTTGGAAAGTTTTTCACTTCGTTAAAAAATTACTGTCTCAGGATTCGCTATGTTACCTGCCAGAGACAAGAGGTTTTCAATGTTTACTCCTTAGTAGAAGGCATCGTGGTAGTTATACTGCATATAATACAGTAAAAGCAAGAGAAGAAgcgttgaaaaaaattcacacaTATCAGAACTTCGGACAAAATAAAGCTGCTGACAATGTGCCAATATCTTTGAAGTATTTGAATAATGTGAATAAAACCAATGATCATCAGGGACAAGAAAATATCtccaataaaattattgaagaacACATTCCTGTTCAATTTCCCTTCCAACATGTCCATAAGTTAGGAAAAGTGGACTATAATTCTGATTCTAGTATAGATTCATATGAACTGATGCAATtaagaaatgatttttttaagGAGAAGAATAATTGGATGTTGAATTATGACAACTTCCAGGATACTTCGTTACCGActaagaaaaatagaaaaaatcatGATATCAACTATGGTACTGCAGATCCCAAGTGTAAAATAAGTAGTGTACCCTGTGGTGGCTGTGGTGCTTGCCTGCATTGTAAG GACCCCTCTCTACCTGGATATATACCATcggaaatattcaaaaattctagGGAACTGGGTGGGGCTGACCTGACAGCATTAATTTGTCAAAGGTGTTACTTTCTGAAGAACCATAATGTAGCCTTAGAGGTCCAAGTTTCAGATAGTGACTATCCCgaagtattgaaaaatataagtgCCAGGAAAGGTGTTGTAATTCTCATGGTGGATGTGACTGATTTTCCTTGTTCTATATGGCCTGGTATTgctgatatatttcataaaatgcCAATTTTAGTTGTTGGTAATAAAGTTGATCTGTTACCAAAAGATAGTCCAAATTATCTTAATCAAATAAAAAGGAATTTGAAAGACTCCATCAAGGCCTATGGATTTGGTACTCATTTAttgattgatattgttttaATTTCTGCTACTACAGGATATGGCATTGAAGATATGATCATAAAACTTCAGAGTTCTTGGAGACACAAAG GGAATGTATATTTGGTAGGCTGTACCAATGTAGGAAAGTCCAGCTTATTCAATACCCTCATCCAATCGGACTTCTGTAAATCTCAAGCAGAAGATTTTGTCCAGAGAGCTACAACAAGTGTTTGGCCAGGAACAACATTAAATCTCCTGAAATTTCCTATAACTAAACCTGGTGGATATAAGCTGGAGCTGCGTCTGAAAAGATTGAAACAATTGAAGAAATTGGAAAGGTTTGAAGCTCAGGAAAGGGAGAAATTGTTGAAAGAAACAAATGACTGGAGACATGCTGTTCTGATGGGGAGGATTGATAGAAGTTCATcaaaaaatacagaaactg ATCATCAAGATGTATTTTCAATAAGACCGGCCAATAATGCCACTGGTACTACAACACTAGGACTCAATGAAAATGATCCATTATATGCCCACAGTCGTTGGTGCTATGATACACCAGGTGTAGTCCAACCTGACCAGATACTCAATTTGTTAACAACAGAAGAATTGTTTCTGACAATTCCAAAAACTCTAATCATACCACGAACATACTGTATTCGTCCTGGAGATTCCTTATTCATTGGTGGACTAGCAAGATTGGATTTTCTTGAAGGAAGAGATTCAATTTG GTTTACTGTATTTGCTTCAGCAGAGCTCCCAATATCTCTATGTTTGACAACAGAGGCTGACGAATTCTATAAAAAACACCTGGGAACAAGGTATTTGAAAGTACCGTTCGGAGGTTCCGAGAGATTGCAAAAATGGCCAGGTTTATCTAATGCTAAAACTTTCACTGTGGAAGCCATTGACTTCGATTATTCATCAAAAGATGTAGTTCTATCTAATGCGG